TTTTCTTAACATACCACATCCCTACATCCTATTACTAATATTGTTACTTACAACAAATTATTCCCTTCTCATAAAGCATTTGCATTCAACATACTCACACAGAACCACAGACATATAATGTAGCAATCAAACATAAGTGTTGGCAAGAGGCCATGCAAGTAGAgttaaattcattaaaaataagcAATACATGGATTCTCACACAGCTACCAGCAAATAAGAAGCCAATAGGTTGCAAATGGGTCTACAAGATCAAATATAATTTCAATGGTACAGTTGAAAGGTACAAAGCCAGACTAGTGGCAAAAGGGTATACACAACAGGAAGGATTGGACTTTATTGACACATTTAGTCCAGTTGCAAAAATGACAACTGTTAGAACCCTCATTGCTCTTGCTGCTGTTCAAAATTGGCACTTGCATCAGCTTGATATCAACAATGCATTCTTGCATGGGCATCTTCATGAATAAATCTACATGTCTCTTCCTCCTGGCTTTATTTCAGACAAAATAAACCAAGTCTACAAATTGCAGAAATCTCTGTATGGCTTGAAACAGGCTAGTAAAGAGTGGAATTCAAAGCTCACAGTAGCTCTCTTATCCAAAGGCTTTGAACAAGCAACATCTTATCCATCTTTGCGTATTAAAAGAACAAATTCCACCTTCATTGCTTTACTGGTTTATGTTGATGAGATCTTAGCCAGTGATTCTCTTTCAGAAATTTCCTCCATCAAAACTTTTCTGCGTTTTGAATTCAACATCAATGACCTTGGCATTCCCAAGTACTTCTTGGGTTTGGAAGTTGCAAGGTCAACTACATGCATCAACTTATCCCAAAGGAAGTACACTATCGATTTGTTGACTGAAACAGGTTTATTGGACGCCAAACCTGTATCAAACCCTATGATCACCTCCAATAGATTGATCAAGGATGATCAAGACCTCATGTCAGATAACTCTGATTACATAAAACTGGTGGGAAAGCTTCTATACCTATGTACAACTAAACCAGATTTGTCATTTGTTGTGCAGCAACTCTCACGGTTCCTTGATTGTCCTACAAAAACTCTTCTTCATGGAGCACATAGAGTACTTAGATATCTCAAAGGTTCCCAAGGCAAAGGtttattcttttcttcttcctctcAGTTACAACTGAAAGCTTTTGTTGATGTTGACTGGGCCACTTGTCTAGATACAAGAAAATCAATCTCAAGCAATTATATTTTTCTTGGTGACTCTCTAATCTCATGGAgatctaaaaaaacaaaattctgTTTCCATGTCCAGTTCAGAGGCAGAATACAGGTCTTTATCTGCATTGACATGTGAACTCCAGTGGTTATTCTACTTATTACAAGATTTGCATCAATCCTGTTCTTTCCCAGCTCCAATATATTAtgacaataattcagcaattcAGCTAGCTCATAACCATGTGTTTCATGAGAGGtcaaaacacataaaaatagACTGCCATATCATCAGAGAAAAGCTAAATTCTGGTTTGTTACATTTACTTTCAGTTCCATCTGCAAACCAGTTAACAAATTATTTCACCAAGGCATTGCCACCTTCCATTTTTCAGACTTTTATCTCCAAGCTTGGcctatgtaatatatatatggcctaattttaaggggggggggggacacTGCTTCTTTATTCTGGTGCTGCACACATcagattataattttaaagaaGTTGTTACAAAGTTGTTATGCAGATTGCTAACCTGGCAGCAGTTGATTCTTCTCCTTGAACATGCAGATGGCAGCAGCTTAAGTCACATGTAGATCTTCTGTTTAGCTGATCTGGCAGCAGTTGTTTTTCTCAATACATGGAAATGTTGTGTGTTTTAGATAGCTTAGTTCACAAGTCTTAGAACTAGTATAAATAGATGTCAATAATTGATTTATCAGATTGTATTCATTTTTCTAATGATTAATAAAAATCCTCTTTTTCTCAAAATTTTGTTAAGGTTTATGAgaattaattaggattttaattataaattaaattaaaattaatttgaattaattataattaattaagttaaatcaaatattcctttttttttgtcaaaggaaTATTTTTAGTTCGATTTTGCCAATTTTTGGATTGAAATGATCTGGTTGTACCAACTTTTAGATTGAAATGGTCCGCTTTacttaaaaataacttttttgatTATGAGTTAAAGGGGTGAAATGATGCTTTTGCTCATTTAAAAAGCTTTTGTAAATCAATGCGTAGCAAAAAGGCTAGCCTTGACAACCActcatattaaaaaattagaaaaaaatctaaatgtaaTCTAATCTCTATCTTCAAAAgtctattattaaatttatagaaGCAACTCATAACTCCCTTTTCCTGCCTTTTCCCATTCATTACTTGTCTTTATGCATTCATTGCTAAAGTCCAACCAAACACCTTTATGTGTCCATTACTTGTTGCTCATCCTCATCTTTTAGATGTTTCTATTAATTTTACTTTGGTAGCGTTGCTACCACATTTCGTTATTGAATAGAAGGTCAACGCGCCCTCTAAACTTGTGACATgggatcatttaacacaatttatatttttttgagcaactaatccaaaactctttaattttagatcaaataacccataattatatttttaaaatgtgtaaaatataaatcggaggcaagaaatgcaaaaaagtaattagtatttccctaattgttgcgatataataattctaaatctattttttaaaataaaaatataaattatggagtTATTagacccaaaaataaaaaattttgaggttaattgctcaaaaaagtgtaaattggattagatgatcgcgtgtcacaagttcaggggcgCATTAACCCTTTGttctttcatttttcaaataattttttttcttttgccttaataaattaagaaatataaattttacaattttaataattataaattgaaattttaaaattttatgattttatcttcatttaaatatccacagcaattttaatttattcagacCGTACAATTTTATcgtttaatcaatttaatccattttattttatttatttttaattcaaaaagattaaataatattttatttttttaataaatcaaattGGACTGACTTTTCATTTACGGTCTTAACAGCCGGATTCATAAAATACTGCTTTCATGTCCTGCCTTTTCACCCATAACAGGTTGTCCTTTCAGAGTTTGAGTGAGTACTATTTACCAACCACACCAAAAAAAGTTACTTGTATTATATCACATGAGTATATAAATCATGACTCTTAAAATagtcataaaataaatataatatacaactaattaagcTGAAAAAATAATCTATACTGAATTACATTGtattttgaacaaagggtcaacccACCCCCCTAAACTTATAACACAGAATTATTTAAcccaattttaatttgtttaagcAATTGACCCtaaaattttgcatttttaggtcaaattgccccataattgtatttctGAAATacgtaaaatataaattaaaggcGAGGGAtgcgaaaaaaaaaataaaaagtttactaattgttgcgataaaattatcgtaaacttaatttttacaataaaaatataaattgtggggtaatttgatccaaaaataacGAGTGTTgaggttagttgctcaaacaagtTAAAATTGGGTTAAACGATTATGTGTtataagtttagggggcgcgttaaccctttgttcattttattttatgaatgaGGGTTTGATTTTGTACGATGGTCGCATTTTTCATGATCTTTATATTTCTCATACATATAATTCAGATCATTTTTAAATGAGTTTCTTTCatctaatttcaaaattaaatatatagatattattataaattttgatgactaaacatatttattatttattcatgTCCCAATTATTATAAAGCGTAAATTTTGAtctaattttaacaaatatattttaattgtagcttgttttttttttgataattagaggAGAGAAAGCGTTTGTGAAAGAAAATGATCTCACGACCTAATAGATTGTTGTTCAACGCTCAtaacatttgagttatagctcattggtttAATTGTAGCTTGTTATTTGATGTTTTAAAAGatattcatttttttgatttttgtattatttataatcatacaTTTTTATTTAGTCAATTGTAACCTAATTTTGATAAGTATTTTTCGATTTTCATCATAAGTAGAATTAGAAAGTTTAAGATTTATTTACATGTAAATATACTTACATTAGCTACAGTCGAAATGTTTCTTATCgaatttaagtcaaaattgATAGTTTTGAAAAGTTAGATCATAAATAGCAAACTATAAAAAGTTGGATATTTTTTTAGTGAATAAgtctaaatttaatttcaaaaatatattaataattaaaaaagttcacactattattttgttatatttttttcttcttagtatagaaaaagaaatttaaatataatacattaaaaaatttatttacctATTGAAACAAATTGACATGAAAGGATTGTTAGCtggattaatatattttttgattcCTGAACTTGTATCCATTTATTCATATGCTCTTCATTTTTCGGTTTAACCTATTTGACATTTCAActtgtatattttatttgtttttttttcatttggatgaattataaatatgttaaacgtcacaagaagtggcaaaacCTCAACTTAAAGTTTTCGCACAAAAAATGACACACTCAAGATGACACACTAGAGGCTACGATcaagagaaaaggaaaaaaatatcaCAATCCAAAAAATAAGATACATGTCGGATTCTAAAAGAAGTCCAAACCCGAGCAAATAAAATCTctattacaaattttaaaaagaaaaacagctTTAGAAAAATTGTTGAAAACCAGTGTTTTATGTCATACTCCTTACTTTGAAAAACTCTCTTATTTCtacattttcaaattttttaaattaagagGAAATATAAGATCCTCCATAATATCAAGTAAGGACCCCTCAAAATAGCATATTTCCACTGTATCATGAAGTCGATAAACAAACTTGGGAAGCACCAAATCAAGCCAATCTTCTGAAGAATACAACACTAAAACCTTCTCATAAAAACACAGTGAATAAAAATATGATCATGTGTTTCAATAACTccttaaagagaacataaagaGTTATCCAAACTGATAATAGAACACCTAGACATAAATTCTTGTGATGGAACTCTATTATGAATAgctaaccaaataaaaaaacttaactcTAAGAGAAGTCCGAGATTTCCAGACCAGTGAAAAAGGATTTGCAACAACACAATCTCTTCTCAAATTTCCAACATTATGAGCAGTCCCAACACTGTCAAAAATATCAGCAGTCCCGTCAAAAATACTAACATCTTGAAGATGTTCACCTTGCTCATTCTCTATTAGTACCGGAGCTATTACTTCAACTTCATCAATAACGTGAAGAGCAGCTCTGCTTGGACGACCACCAGATTTGAAGGAGCAAGATCAGTCCCATTCTAACCATGATTGACATGAGCTAAAATGACGCCTAAATCAGTCCCAACCAAGGTCTATCTCTCATCCATTCTATCACCCATAATATTCCCTGGATTGACAACCAACAGCTTACAAAACAAAGTAGAGGTATAGATCTGAGAGTTAGAAACCCAAGAAACCTCATCCAATATACCCAAACGAGGAGATAATCGACTAAAAATAGTTTGAAAATCTCTCAATAACAACAATTCTGAACCTCTCAACTGACGCCTCCATCTTCAACCCTCATTCCAAATAACACTAATTGTAACTCGCTTTTGGTTTGAAAGATTATAAAGTCTCGGATACAACTTCAAAGCCAGACCATCACACATCCAATTATCATGCCAAAGAGAAACAGTATCTCCCACTCCAACAATATATTTGATATTAGCtataaaaattccaaaaattaaTATCTTGGTAACATGAATACTTAATTCCTTTCCAAATAAAAGACATTTTTTAACATCCTTATGCAGTAAGCAATTTCAATCAAAAACATTCAAGCAACAAGAAATGACATTAAACCAAAGCGGGTTTGCATTCTTCATCCTTAATTTCCAGATCCATTTAAATAAAAGACTCAGATTTTTAATGTACAGCTTAGAAATTCCTAGACCTAATTCATTAAAATCTTGAAAAATAACCCTCCAAGAAACTTTACTAAAAACCGGAGAATTAACATCTTCTTTCCAAAGAAAGCACACCATATATGATTCTAGTTGTGGTTGGACTAAGATAGGCATATTGAAAATTGACATAAAATACACAAGGACACTGAACAAGACAGACTTGATAAGAACTAACCTTCTTACAAGAGAAAGCAGAGTACCTTTCCATAAATTCAACCGAGATTTGAACCGCTCAATAAAATAATCTCAAGAACCGCAAGAAAGCTTCTTGTTTGAAAGCGGAAGACTCAAATATTTGATAGGAAAATAATATATCCTGCAGCTTACAATAATCAACCTCATTAATATTAATTGCCATAATGGAGCTCTTATGGAAATTAATAGTTAAGCCCAAAATCAACTCAAGATATCCGAGAATACGCGTCATATTTTTTAACTGCTCAATATTGTAGGAAATATATAAAATGGTGTCATCCGCAAATTGAAGCATCGAGATTGGTTAATGATCTTCTGAAAAAGAAAACCCTTGAGTGAACCCCAACTCCAACGATCTATCCAGCATGAATTCCAGACCCTCTACAACTAACACAAACAGATAAATCAAAATAGGGTCACCCTGATGCACACCTCTTTTTAAGCCAATTAGATCAACCGAACTATGATTAACAAGGATAGACGTGGTTGCTGAAGATGAGCAACAGGACATCCAATCCATCTACTTCGCAAGCAAATTCATAGATTTCATCATAGAGAATAAGTACTCCCAACCGATGTTGTCAAAAGCCTTATGGAAGTCAAGCTTAGTCAAGCTTTAAAACAAgcaatttttcctttttctgtTAGCTAAATGAACATACTCATTAGCTATCATCAGACATTCCTGAATACT
This region of Mercurialis annua linkage group LG1-X, ddMerAnnu1.2, whole genome shotgun sequence genomic DNA includes:
- the LOC126672024 gene encoding uncharacterized mitochondrial protein AtMg00820-like codes for the protein MQVELNSLKISNTWILTQLPANKKPIGCKWVYKIKYNFNGTVERYKARLVAKGYTQQEGLDFIDTFSPVAKMTTVRTLIALAAVQNWHLHQLDINNAFLHGHLHE